The window CGCCTACCATACCGGTAGCGCCACCAACTAATGCAATGGGTTTGTGTCCGGCACGCTGTAAATGAACCAATAGGAGAATGGGTACAAGACTGCCAATATGCAGGCTCTCTGCAGTAGGGTCAAAGCCAATATAGGCCGTCGTCATTTCTTTCTGCAATTGCTCTTCCGTACCGGGCATAATGTCCTGAATCATGCCACGCCATCTCAGTTCTTCTATAAGGTTCATGTATCCTGAATTTGCCGCAAAAGTAATCATTGCGCCGATTCCGGCTGTGCCGCTTATTTTTGCCCCATGAAAACAACTGGTATTGGAACACGTGTGCTGAATTTTCTGGTTGACACCCTGCTGGTCTTTCTGCTAGCTATGCTGTTTTACCGCATTTGGAACTGGAATGTGTTTTACTGGGGCTTTACCCCTTTGAATTTTGGCTGGTTCTTTTTTGGTACCCTGTTTCTGTATTATTTCGTTGCAGAAGGCTTTTTTAGTAAAAGCCTTGGCAAGCGCATCAGTTATTCCCGTGTGGTCAGTAAGACAGGCGGCAAAGCAGGTTGGGGTAGGATTTTTATCCGTAGTTTGGTTCGGCTCACAATTATAGATATGTTTTTCATCCCTTTTCTGGATAAAACCCTGCACGATTACCTGAGTGGTACCGAACTGGTGCAGGATTGATTGGTTATATTTCCAAAATCACAAGCCTAGCCGAGGGGCATTGCTTTAATTTCGCGGCTCAAAACGTACACTATGGCCAAGATTGGTATCAATATCGCAACTGGTAGTCTGCAACAGGAAGAAATGATTGTGGGTATTGATTTGGGTACCACCAATAGTTTGGTTGCCATCATTCACCCAGAGAGCAAAAAACCGATTGCTTTAAAAGAACACGATAGTAGCAGTCTGGTGCCAAGTGTGATTCACTTTGATGCTTTTGGAAACACAGAAGTCGGTGCGAGTGCAAAAACTTATCTGGAAACAGATCCGCAGAATACCATTTTCTCTGCCAAGCGCCTGATGGGTAAAAGCTATCAAGACTTAAAACAACATGCAGATTTCTTTACCTATAAAGTGATTGATGATGATACTGAAAGTCTGGTAAAAGTGCAGGTGGGTGACCGATTCTTTTCGCCTGTTGAGTTATCATCATTGATTTTGAAAGAACTCAAGCAAAGAGCAGAACATATCCTGAAAACACCGGTTACCAAAGCGGTGATTACAGTGCCAGCTTATTTCAACGATGCACAACGTCAGGCAACCAGAGATGCGGGTAAACTGGCAGGACTGGATGTTTTGCGTATTGTGAACGAACCAACCGCTGCGAGTCTGGCTTATGGTTTGGGTTTGAATCCTGAAGAAGAGAAAACCATCGCTGTATATGATTTGGGTGGTGGTACTTTTGATATTTCAATTCTGCGTATCACCAATGGTGTATTTGATGTGTTGAGTACAAATGGTGATACGTATTTGGGTGGTGATGATTTTGATCACGCCATTGTACAGCATTGGGTAAAGTATTTTGGTATTACTCAGGATGAATTACGTGCAAACAAACAATTGGCGCAGGGTTTACGTCTTCGTGCAGAAGAAGCAAAGAAAACGCTGAGCAATGCTGATGTGTACACAGCGGAATGGAATGGTGATACATTGCGTATTACAAAAGCTGAGTTTGAAGCGTTGATTCAACCATTGATTGATAAGACTATTGCTTCTTGTTCAGCTGCATTGAAAGATGCGCAGTTAACTGCCGCAAACATTGATACCATTGTAATGGTGGGTGGAAGTACGCGCGTTCCATTGGTGAAACAAGCTGTGTCTGCATTTTTTGGAAAGCCTGTGCATGATGAAGTGAATCCTGATGAAGTAGTGGCTTTGGGCGCTGCTGTGCAGGCCGATATTTTGGCTGGCAATAACAAAGACTTTTTACTCTTAGACATCACACCATTAAGCTTGGGCATTGAAACCATGGGTGGTTTGATGGATGTCTTGATTCCGCGCAATTCAAAGATTCCAACCAAAGCAGGCCGACAATATACCACGCAGCAAGACGGACAAAGTGGTATGCGTATTTCCGTATACCAAGGTGAGCGTGATT is drawn from Chitinophagales bacterium and contains these coding sequences:
- the hscA gene encoding Fe-S protein assembly chaperone HscA produces the protein MAKIGINIATGSLQQEEMIVGIDLGTTNSLVAIIHPESKKPIALKEHDSSSLVPSVIHFDAFGNTEVGASAKTYLETDPQNTIFSAKRLMGKSYQDLKQHADFFTYKVIDDDTESLVKVQVGDRFFSPVELSSLILKELKQRAEHILKTPVTKAVITVPAYFNDAQRQATRDAGKLAGLDVLRIVNEPTAASLAYGLGLNPEEEKTIAVYDLGGGTFDISILRITNGVFDVLSTNGDTYLGGDDFDHAIVQHWVKYFGITQDELRANKQLAQGLRLRAEEAKKTLSNADVYTAEWNGDTLRITKAEFEALIQPLIDKTIASCSAALKDAQLTAANIDTIVMVGGSTRVPLVKQAVSAFFGKPVHDEVNPDEVVALGAAVQADILAGNNKDFLLLDITPLSLGIETMGGLMDVLIPRNSKIPTKAGRQYTTQQDGQSGMRISVYQGERDLVKDNRKLAEFNLTGIPGMPAGLPKVEVSFLINADGILVVKAKELRSGVEQSIEVKPQYGLTDEEVERMLLESITHAKDDIQTRALVEARTEGEQILSTTEKFIAKNSSLLTKQEMIDTANAMQALQLALTMDNKDLIHQKIEALNEVSRPYAERAMDQAVAGALKGKTV
- a CDS encoding RDD family protein; this encodes MKTTGIGTRVLNFLVDTLLVFLLAMLFYRIWNWNVFYWGFTPLNFGWFFFGTLFLYYFVAEGFFSKSLGKRISYSRVVSKTGGKAGWGRIFIRSLVRLTIIDMFFIPFLDKTLHDYLSGTELVQD